acatacacacacacacacacacacacacacacacacacacacatgaattcAACTATTTAAGTTCTGAGCCTGAAAATTAAATGGTAGCATATATTGTCCAAATCAAAGTCCTTTGAAGAAAAAAGATAATTAGACCTACTCAATATACAGGCAGTCATTTCAAGCAGGGCCTACatatttagtattttaaaacaggttgttttattctttacaaaaaagttgaatgtgTAGACCGGCAACAGTACTACACAACGTGACAGTGTTATTCAACAATCCTATATTTAAgtatagtaaaaaataaaagcattgctgAATCCTGCGGTGACGTATCTGAGAGACGTGGGGCTTATGCTTTGATAATTATAAAAGGAGCTTcagaagtgatttttttttttttttttttttttaaatatctccTTGTAGCATGTCTAGTCATCCCTCTTCATGTAAACCTTCATTTGTAGTATCACCATTTCCAACAGGAAAACTTAGCTTGATTTTTGGTACAATCAGATGGGCCTTGGAAGGTAATGGAGTAAAAGGTAACAGCATATAGAATTGTCATAtagagaaataaaaacacactattAGGTATATTTGTTGCTCTGCATAGTGGTTTCCTAGCTAGTGCATTAAATGTAGTCATTGCACCTGGATCAATGCATTGGTCTGAAATTCAAGAACGTAAGGTAGGCTAGTTCCCTGCATCACCTCGTGCCCAGAGTGTGTTTGCCTCTGCGCGAGCAACAGTTGCTTTCGATTATCTTGTGGAGACAGTAACCCGTAACAACACACGACGCCTTTTCTCAGGCCGAAGCTCAGTTAACCTCTCTTGCCATATAAAGTACAATACTGCAGAAAAGTTGGGGGCTATTCTAATTGAATTATGCGTTCCGTTGTGGAGACAACAGTGCACGTGCTTCTTATCGTTAATCATTTTATAGTACCAGCTTCACTGTGAACATACCATATATAAAAACCTTACTTAGTCCCTTCTTTTCAACAAGCCAATAAAATATCGAAGAGGAAAAGTTAAGAAAACTTAACTGCCTGTCACTTGTGAAAGTTCACAGAGGTCGCCATAAATCTCATGCTCTAAGACTGCGAGGCATATTCACAGTTAACTAAtgttccccctctctcacacacaagtgtgtgtgtgtctgtgcgtgtgtgtgaatagTGAGTAAAAGAGGgttcgtgtgcgtgtgtgtaagagagagagtaagtggggaggggaaaggagggagagagcgcGATAGGAGAACATGAGAGAGTGAATCATACCGTTTTCCTTTTTTAAAAATTTGTTGTTGAGTTTAGGAACGCAGCTGAAATCTATTTCGTCTAAAAGGAGCTGACAACGTTTaacttggatttttttttaaaggtgacTGCAAAACTAGGCCAAATTAGAACACGTAGGCTTTCTATTTACCACAATAAACAAGTTAAGTTCTGAATATCATAAACAAGTGTCATGAGCTGACTTTCAAATAAAGCCTTAAAGAACATTAACACACCCCATAGCACCCTATTTTAAAGTATGCTATCAACACGGTTACCTTCCTTCAAAAAGAAAAGTAGCCAAGACAATTTAAATGTCACAGAAATATGAAAACTCACCTTGCAAATTAAAACACTTATTCTCGAAGAGGAATATGTGGGAATGATTGCGGGGTGGATGAGGGCGAAACCAGAATGAAGGACTGATTTGAAGattttcctctttttcttttttcagattTCTAAAATAAAGAATGTGAGCTCCTTCCTGGGACAGATTGAGGGGAAGGGGATGTGAAAGGCTTGGAGTTATAAAGCGCCGCTTGAAGCACTCAACGCGTCTCTGAACTTGATCAGATTGCATGTGTCCTGCAGGGAGTCTGCGGTAACCCTGTGAAACTCGCTCAATGGCACGAATTTTTGgctaagcaaaaaaaaatctcaggaTATTACAATTACTgccatctttctttctgtcttttattCCTGCTTCTTACACCCTATAGAGCTTTGCAAAAATGACCCCCTCCCTTGTCAAGCGGCTTCAAGAAAGCCGTGCACATTTAGGATCTCTGCCAACTACATTCATGTTCTCTTATATTAAAAGCCAAATACTCAGATTAGATAGATTATTAAATAGATgattagatagatagatagaaaacatttggaaaaatataGCTTCAccaaaatgtaacaaattaaatgtattttttcccccagatGCATATAAGATGCAATTTGATTGTTGGTTAAACAAAATTACTGAGTTTGACGTTTTTTGTGTAGAAATAGGCTTACGTTTGGATAATGGTACTTCTTTCCCTAAAGTTTCATCAGATAAACTAATTTTAAGTCTgtgttgcattttattgtagcCTATATAAGAGCTGTACGTACAACAAACATTTGCAATTACTATGTAGTCCTCTGGTTATTTCAAGTTTCTAATCGTGTTTATTCAACTTTTGCAAGTTTATGCGTTATAACACTCCAAATAAATAAGGctcaaaaagagagagagagagagctcagTTACCTTACCTGCAAAATAATGCCTGCACTGAccaatcaaattaaacaattgaGACGAACTGCCATTTTCAATACCAAACCGTGTCAATCAACAGACATCTAGCCAATTAACGTCCTTCTTTGGCGTCACGTGCCAAATGGGTTGCTGAGCTCTCATTGGGCGTCGTAGCACTGCCTCCCGAGTTCATTTATGTGCAGGGAATGAGTGATTGACTTTATCAGTCCAAGGACATCATTCGTCTGGAAAGGGGGGGAAGTTTGATCCTCTTTTTCGAGGATCACAGTTACGGGAGTTTTTCACTCTCTTCTGTAAGCTAAGGATTGTTTTTtcggtgttttgtttttctacccTTGAATTTTTATTTTCCGCTCCAACGCACAGAAATCGCGGGTTCCCCACATTCGCCTTTAGCGCGAGCTCCACTAACCTGGGGTTCCgttattttttgttttcgtTTTCTACGTTCGATTGAGCCCAATGACTATGCTCCTTGACAGCGGTCCGCAGTTCCCATCGCTAGGAGTAGGGGGGTTCGGAACACCGCGGCACCATGATTTAGGGAACAGAGACCCGGGTTTGGGACTCAATCCCTTCGCTGATTCATCCCACTCCGCAGCTTTCAAACTTAGCCCGGTGGCTCACGATATAGCCTCCAGCCAGACTTCAGCTTTTACCCCGCAAGCCAGTGGATATGCAGCTGCCCTGGGACACCATCACGGGGGCCAGGTGGGTTCGTACAGCGGTGGACCATTCAATTCAACCCGGGACTTTCTATTCAGAAACCGTGGGGTTGGAGATTCCGCTGCATCGAGCGCCCAGCATGGGATCTTTGCGGCTTCTGCAGGGAGCCTGCACGGACCTCCTGGCATCTCCGATAACCCAGGGCATCTGTTGTTTTCAGGGCTCCATGACCAGGGCGTGAGTCACACTTCGCCAAGCGGACATGTAGTTAACGGTCAAATGCACCTTGGTTTACGGGGGGACATTTTTGGAAGACCCGATCCATACCGTCCGGTCGCCAGCCCTCGAACGGACCCCTACGGCGCTCAGCTCCACAACTATAACCACCCCATGGGGATGAATATGGGGATGAATGTGCCGACCCACCACGGTCCTGGGGCCTTCTTTCGATACATGAGGCAACCCATAAAGCAAGAAATGTCCTGTAAATGGATAGATGAGAACCAGATGAACCGACCCAAAAAGACTTGCGAAAGGACATTCAGCACAATGCACGAAATGGTGACGCACGTCTCAATGGAACACGTTGGCGGCCCGGAGCAAAGTAACCACATTTGCTTTTGGGAGGACTGTCCGAGAGAGGGGAAATCTTTTAAGGCCAAGTACAAACTAGTGAACCATATTCGAGtgcatactggagagaaaccattcCCCTGTCCATTCCCCGGCTGCGGGAAAATATTCGCTAGGTCGGAAAATCTGAAAATTCACAAAAGAACACATACAGGTAATTGCTTTCCTCAAGTTTGCTGATGAACAACCGCCGCACGTTTACGTTGCATATTCGTAGGCTCcttgttttcattttgcatAAAGAAAGAGAATATGCAGATTGTTGAGATATCGTTGCATTTTATGGTGTATTTCAAGAGTGAAGGCCGCAATTTTGTGTGTAATTTAGGCAGACAATAAATAGGGGCCTGTCTTGGAATGAAAACAATTTCATTTCACGCTCAGAAAATTACATATGAACGATCGGATAGCCTAATTTACATATCAACGTACTACGTCAAACGGACAAATGTTGATGTTGGAATTTGTGGGTATATTTGTAAATAAGAGAAGCTATTCTGTACGCTCTTGAGGGGTTGATCGAAATATGTGTGTATTAAGGAAGCGACGGACACTGGCTAC
The window above is part of the Esox lucius isolate fEsoLuc1 chromosome 4, fEsoLuc1.pri, whole genome shotgun sequence genome. Proteins encoded here:
- the zic3 gene encoding zinc finger protein ZIC 3 translates to MTMLLDSGPQFPSLGVGGFGTPRHHDLGNRDPGLGLNPFADSSHSAAFKLSPVAHDIASSQTSAFTPQASGYAAALGHHHGGQVGSYSGGPFNSTRDFLFRNRGVGDSAASSAQHGIFAASAGSLHGPPGISDNPGHLLFSGLHDQGVSHTSPSGHVVNGQMHLGLRGDIFGRPDPYRPVASPRTDPYGAQLHNYNHPMGMNMGMNVPTHHGPGAFFRYMRQPIKQEMSCKWIDENQMNRPKKTCERTFSTMHEMVTHVSMEHVGGPEQSNHICFWEDCPREGKSFKAKYKLVNHIRVHTGEKPFPCPFPGCGKIFARSENLKIHKRTHTGEKPFKCEFDGCDRRFANSSDRKKHMHVHTSDKPYICKVCDKSYTHPSSLRKHMKVHESQGSESSPAASSGYESSTPPVLVSANTEDPTKTPPSAVQNTSGHSDGLPPNFNEWYV